One Pseudochaenichthys georgianus chromosome 7, fPseGeo1.2, whole genome shotgun sequence DNA segment encodes these proteins:
- the dtx3 gene encoding probable E3 ubiquitin-protein ligase DTX3 isoform X2: MGSQVSSDEMSVRAGQGSDEVLVSQAVWDYLAAAGRPWLIDFQHKQGMNAGIVRRGERGGCCAVRLQPVEGSRNGGAGVMDGPISSETRKAFIDLCRCARKEMSKQDGGPKREEGLLPCVGLLEPNGEGSLLQPPPPQPRRSQRQQQKFRKPVDEEACAMLHEAAQRKDIDSSLASRREAEDNGTCSICMGDIVEKTTLERCGHSFCRSCLDQAFKVKKACPVCRLVYGQLIGNQPANGTMIVERDPHLELPGHDGYGCICIIYSFPPGLQAPEHPNPGVRYPGTDRVAYLPDSPEGNRVLGMLRRAFEQRLIFTIGTSMTTGMQNVITWNDIHHKTSLWGGPRCFGYPDPTYLVRVTEELREKGITAD, from the exons ATGGGATCACAAG TTTCCTCTGATGAGATGAGTGTGCGTGCTGGCCAGGGCAGTGATGAGGTGTTGGTTTCACAGGCAGTGTGGGATTACCTGGCTGCAGCTGGGCGGCCCTGGCTCATTGACTTCCAGCACAAGCAGGGGATGAACGCTGGTATCGTCAGGcgaggagagagggggggatgcTGCGCTGTGAGGCTGCAGCCTGTAGAAGGCTCCAGGAACGGTGGAGCTGGGGTGATGGATGGACCCATCTCCAGCGAGACACGAAAAGCTTTCATTGACTTATGCCGCTGTGCCCGCAAAGAAATGAGCAAACAGGATGGGGGACCCAAGAGGGAAGAGGGCTTGCTGCCTTGTGTGGGACTCCTGGAACCAAACGGGGAGGGGAGCCTGCTCCAGCCTCCACCTCCCCAGCCTCGGCGCTCccagagacagcagcagaaGTTCAGGAAGCCTGTAGATGAGGAGGCATGTGCCATGCTCCACGAGGCAGCCCAGAGGAAGGACATTGACTCCAGCTTGGCGTCTCGTCGTGAGGCGGAGGACAATGGCACATGTTCAATATGCATGGGGGACATAGTGGAGAAGACTACCTTGGAGAGGTGTGGCCATTCATTCTGTCGCTCTTGCCTGGATCAAGCCTTTAAGGTGAAGAAAGCGTGTCCTGTTTGTAGGCTTGTGTATGGCCAGTTGATTGGGAACCAGCCTGCTAACGGTACAATGATCGTAGAGAGAGATCCTCATCTGGAGCTTCCTGGCCATGACGGCTACGGGTGTATCTGCATCATCTACAGCTTCCCTCCTGGCCTACAGGCA CCAGAACACCCCAACCCAGGTGTTCGGTACCCAGGAACTGACCGTGTGGCCTACCTCCCTGACAGCCCTGAGGGGAACCGTGTGCTGGGCATGCTGCGCCGGGCCTTCGAACAGCGCCTTATCTTCACCATCGGTACCTCCATGACTACGGGCATGCAAAATGTCATCACCTGGAATGACATTCACCACAAGACCTCATTATGGGGCGGGCCCCGCTG TTTTGGCTACCCAGACCCCACTTACCTGGTGCGAGTGACAGAGGAGCTCAGAGAGAAAGGCATCACGGCCGACTGA
- the dtx3 gene encoding probable E3 ubiquitin-protein ligase DTX3 isoform X1 has product MGSQVSSDEMSVRAGQGSDEVLVSQAVWDYLAAAGRPWLIDFQHKQGMNAGIVRRGERGGCCAVRLQPVEGSRNGGAGVMDGPISSETRKAFIDLCRCARKEMSKQDGGPKREEGLLPCVGLLEPNGEGSLLQPPPPQPRRSQRQQQKFRKPVDEEACAMLHEAAQRKDIDSSLASRREAEDNGTCSICMGDIVEKTTLERCGHSFCRSCLDQAFKVKKACPVCRLVYGQLIGNQPANGTMIVERDPHLELPGHDGYGCICIIYSFPPGLQAPEHPNPGVRYPGTDRVAYLPDSPEGNRVLGMLRRAFEQRLIFTIGTSMTTGMQNVITWNDIHHKTSLWGGPRWYVWAFSWRQMATEIRFGNILNNLPNR; this is encoded by the exons ATGGGATCACAAG TTTCCTCTGATGAGATGAGTGTGCGTGCTGGCCAGGGCAGTGATGAGGTGTTGGTTTCACAGGCAGTGTGGGATTACCTGGCTGCAGCTGGGCGGCCCTGGCTCATTGACTTCCAGCACAAGCAGGGGATGAACGCTGGTATCGTCAGGcgaggagagagggggggatgcTGCGCTGTGAGGCTGCAGCCTGTAGAAGGCTCCAGGAACGGTGGAGCTGGGGTGATGGATGGACCCATCTCCAGCGAGACACGAAAAGCTTTCATTGACTTATGCCGCTGTGCCCGCAAAGAAATGAGCAAACAGGATGGGGGACCCAAGAGGGAAGAGGGCTTGCTGCCTTGTGTGGGACTCCTGGAACCAAACGGGGAGGGGAGCCTGCTCCAGCCTCCACCTCCCCAGCCTCGGCGCTCccagagacagcagcagaaGTTCAGGAAGCCTGTAGATGAGGAGGCATGTGCCATGCTCCACGAGGCAGCCCAGAGGAAGGACATTGACTCCAGCTTGGCGTCTCGTCGTGAGGCGGAGGACAATGGCACATGTTCAATATGCATGGGGGACATAGTGGAGAAGACTACCTTGGAGAGGTGTGGCCATTCATTCTGTCGCTCTTGCCTGGATCAAGCCTTTAAGGTGAAGAAAGCGTGTCCTGTTTGTAGGCTTGTGTATGGCCAGTTGATTGGGAACCAGCCTGCTAACGGTACAATGATCGTAGAGAGAGATCCTCATCTGGAGCTTCCTGGCCATGACGGCTACGGGTGTATCTGCATCATCTACAGCTTCCCTCCTGGCCTACAGGCA CCAGAACACCCCAACCCAGGTGTTCGGTACCCAGGAACTGACCGTGTGGCCTACCTCCCTGACAGCCCTGAGGGGAACCGTGTGCTGGGCATGCTGCGCCGGGCCTTCGAACAGCGCCTTATCTTCACCATCGGTACCTCCATGACTACGGGCATGCAAAATGTCATCACCTGGAATGACATTCACCACAAGACCTCATTATGGGGCGGGCCCCGCTGGTATGTATGGGCTTTTAGCTGGAGGCAAATGGCCACTGAGATTAGATTTGGTAATATTCTCAACAATCTCCCCAACAGGTAG
- the dtx3 gene encoding probable E3 ubiquitin-protein ligase DTX3 isoform X3: MSVRAGQGSDEVLVSQAVWDYLAAAGRPWLIDFQHKQGMNAGIVRRGERGGCCAVRLQPVEGSRNGGAGVMDGPISSETRKAFIDLCRCARKEMSKQDGGPKREEGLLPCVGLLEPNGEGSLLQPPPPQPRRSQRQQQKFRKPVDEEACAMLHEAAQRKDIDSSLASRREAEDNGTCSICMGDIVEKTTLERCGHSFCRSCLDQAFKVKKACPVCRLVYGQLIGNQPANGTMIVERDPHLELPGHDGYGCICIIYSFPPGLQAPEHPNPGVRYPGTDRVAYLPDSPEGNRVLGMLRRAFEQRLIFTIGTSMTTGMQNVITWNDIHHKTSLWGGPRWYVWAFSWRQMATEIRFGNILNNLPNR; encoded by the exons ATGAGTGTGCGTGCTGGCCAGGGCAGTGATGAGGTGTTGGTTTCACAGGCAGTGTGGGATTACCTGGCTGCAGCTGGGCGGCCCTGGCTCATTGACTTCCAGCACAAGCAGGGGATGAACGCTGGTATCGTCAGGcgaggagagagggggggatgcTGCGCTGTGAGGCTGCAGCCTGTAGAAGGCTCCAGGAACGGTGGAGCTGGGGTGATGGATGGACCCATCTCCAGCGAGACACGAAAAGCTTTCATTGACTTATGCCGCTGTGCCCGCAAAGAAATGAGCAAACAGGATGGGGGACCCAAGAGGGAAGAGGGCTTGCTGCCTTGTGTGGGACTCCTGGAACCAAACGGGGAGGGGAGCCTGCTCCAGCCTCCACCTCCCCAGCCTCGGCGCTCccagagacagcagcagaaGTTCAGGAAGCCTGTAGATGAGGAGGCATGTGCCATGCTCCACGAGGCAGCCCAGAGGAAGGACATTGACTCCAGCTTGGCGTCTCGTCGTGAGGCGGAGGACAATGGCACATGTTCAATATGCATGGGGGACATAGTGGAGAAGACTACCTTGGAGAGGTGTGGCCATTCATTCTGTCGCTCTTGCCTGGATCAAGCCTTTAAGGTGAAGAAAGCGTGTCCTGTTTGTAGGCTTGTGTATGGCCAGTTGATTGGGAACCAGCCTGCTAACGGTACAATGATCGTAGAGAGAGATCCTCATCTGGAGCTTCCTGGCCATGACGGCTACGGGTGTATCTGCATCATCTACAGCTTCCCTCCTGGCCTACAGGCA CCAGAACACCCCAACCCAGGTGTTCGGTACCCAGGAACTGACCGTGTGGCCTACCTCCCTGACAGCCCTGAGGGGAACCGTGTGCTGGGCATGCTGCGCCGGGCCTTCGAACAGCGCCTTATCTTCACCATCGGTACCTCCATGACTACGGGCATGCAAAATGTCATCACCTGGAATGACATTCACCACAAGACCTCATTATGGGGCGGGCCCCGCTGGTATGTATGGGCTTTTAGCTGGAGGCAAATGGCCACTGAGATTAGATTTGGTAATATTCTCAACAATCTCCCCAACAGGTAG